AAGCGGTCAGTGCGGTGGCGGACGCGGTCATTCGTGCCCGGGCCGGGATAAAAGATCCCAATCGTCCCATCGGCAGCTTTATCTTTCTAGGACCCACCGGGGTGGGAAAAACCGAGCTGGCCAGGGCCCTGGCGGAATTTTTGTTTGATGATGAAAATAATATGACTCGGATTGATATGTCCGAATATATGGAAAAACATGCGGTATCCCGGCTGATCGGAGCCCCTCCGGGTTACGTGGGTTTTGATGAGGGCGGACAGCTGACCGAGGCGGTGCGCCGCCGGCCATATTCGGTTTTGTTGTTTGATGAAATTGAAAAGGCCCACCATGATGTCTTCAATATTCTGCTGCAGATTCTTGATGACGGGAGGTTGACTGATTCCCATGGGCGGACCATCGATTTCAAAAACACGGTGGTGATCATGACTGCAAATATCGGCAGTCAGCATATCCTGGATTTTCAGGGTCAGGAAGAACAATATGGCCAGATGAAGGAACTGGTTTTGACTGCTCTACGGACGCAGTTCAGACCTGAATTTCTCAATCGGGTGGATGATGTGGTGGTTTTCCATTCCCTGGGACGGGATGATTTGCGGCAGATTGTGGGAATTCAGCTAAAACGTTTGCTGGCGAGACTGGTTGAACAGGAAATCAGCCTGAATTTGACTCCGGAAGCCGAAAATTTTCTGGCTGAAACCGGCTATGATCCGGCGTATGGCGCCAGGCCGCTGAAACGCAGCATTCAGCGTTACCTGGAAACCCCGTTGGCGTATGAACTGATGAAGGGCAATATTAAACCGGGAGATCAGCTGTCGGTCAAGGTGGATGGAGATCACCTGACTTTCAGCAACTAATGGTTCTTTATCCCTTAAGCAGTTCCAAGAAATTTCCAGGGATGTCCCGGCATGGCTCTCGCTCATTCTCGCCGGCCGTCCATGGCCTGCCTGTGCGTGCCGCACGCAGACAGGCCGGCTTGTGGGGCGCGCTAAAGCAATGTCCCCAGGCGTCCGCCGCGAATCACATCGTCGTTCGGCGGCCAATACCGCTATGAGCCATGCCCGAACATCCTGTAATGTATTCTTGGCAACACAAGTCAGGAAGTTGAGTTATTATACTAACAGCTGATAGCTAAGGGCTAATTGCTTATTTCTATAATGACCATGCGGCTTTCCGGTTCACAAAGTTTGATCATGGCGTTGCGGAATTGCCGGTAGCTTTCATCAGCCGGAATGATACCCCGGCTCAGATTAATATTTCGGGTCCATGTGAGGGAAGTGTCATCCAAAACCCGACTGGCAGATTTCCATGAAAGATTGGACAATTGACCGTCGCTGCTGGCCGGGAATGTAGTAAAAACATAGCCTTTGGGCAAGGTGATATCCAACTCAAGATCAGCGATAAAATTATTTTCTATCAGCAGTGGGTTACGGCGTTTTTCC
This Pseudomonadota bacterium DNA region includes the following protein-coding sequences:
- a CDS encoding AAA family ATPase; translated protein: AVSAVADAVIRARAGIKDPNRPIGSFIFLGPTGVGKTELARALAEFLFDDENNMTRIDMSEYMEKHAVSRLIGAPPGYVGFDEGGQLTEAVRRRPYSVLLFDEIEKAHHDVFNILLQILDDGRLTDSHGRTIDFKNTVVIMTANIGSQHILDFQGQEEQYGQMKELVLTALRTQFRPEFLNRVDDVVVFHSLGRDDLRQIVGIQLKRLLARLVEQEISLNLTPEAENFLAETGYDPAYGARPLKRSIQRYLETPLAYELMKGNIKPGDQLSVKVDGDHLTFSN